The following proteins come from a genomic window of Candidatus Methylomirabilota bacterium:
- a CDS encoding CoA transferase yields MSKPFAGVRILDFTRYLAGPYGTYQLALLGADVIKIESHEGDETRLSPADRTWAERKMAPSFLSMNGNKRSITLDLRRPEAIEIVKRLVGNADVVWENFRGGVMDRLGLGYEALSAINPRLIYCGVSGFGRTGPERTTAAFDGKLQAMSGIMSITGEPAAGPTRAGFALCDTIGGITAALAVASALYQRTHTGRGQLVDVAMLDAALAFIAGPVSEYTVAGVEQRQIGNGSVSRKPTASRFRCGRGYIVLAVLTEKQFAGLMKTLGRADALTDPRFKDWPARTANEPALRQIIEEALAVDDPRTWEARLTAADVPCGSIWKIHEIVDHPQLEHRDVLQTIDSRYGPMRLVGAGFRLEHGGPGIDREPPTLGEHTDEILGEAGFSAEEIARLRRDAVV; encoded by the coding sequence GTGAGCAAGCCGTTCGCGGGCGTCCGGATCCTCGACTTCACGCGCTACCTCGCCGGTCCCTACGGCACCTACCAGCTGGCCCTGCTGGGCGCCGACGTCATCAAGATCGAGTCCCACGAGGGTGACGAGACGCGCCTCTCGCCCGCCGACCGCACGTGGGCCGAGCGCAAGATGGCGCCCTCGTTCCTCTCGATGAACGGTAACAAGCGATCCATCACGCTGGACCTGCGCCGCCCGGAAGCGATCGAGATCGTCAAGCGGCTGGTGGGAAACGCGGACGTGGTCTGGGAGAACTTCCGCGGCGGGGTCATGGATCGGCTCGGCCTCGGCTACGAGGCGCTCTCCGCGATCAATCCACGGCTGATCTACTGCGGCGTCTCCGGCTTCGGGCGCACCGGGCCGGAGAGGACCACCGCGGCCTTCGACGGCAAGCTGCAGGCGATGTCCGGGATCATGTCCATCACCGGCGAGCCGGCGGCGGGCCCCACTCGCGCCGGCTTCGCCCTCTGTGACACCATCGGCGGCATCACCGCGGCGCTGGCGGTGGCGAGTGCCCTCTACCAGCGCACCCACACCGGACGAGGGCAGCTGGTGGACGTGGCCATGCTGGACGCGGCGCTGGCCTTCATCGCGGGGCCGGTGTCCGAGTACACGGTGGCCGGGGTCGAGCAGCGGCAGATCGGCAACGGGTCGGTGAGCCGCAAGCCCACCGCGAGCCGGTTCCGCTGCGGTCGTGGATACATCGTGCTGGCCGTCCTCACCGAGAAGCAGTTCGCCGGCCTGATGAAGACGCTCGGGCGCGCCGACGCGCTGACCGATCCGCGCTTCAAGGACTGGCCGGCCCGCACCGCCAACGAGCCGGCGCTGCGGCAGATCATCGAGGAGGCGCTGGCCGTCGACGATCCGCGCACCTGGGAGGCCCGGCTCACCGCGGCCGACGTGCCGTGCGGGTCGATCTGGAAGATCCACGAGATCGTGGATCACCCGCAGCTCGAGCACCGCGACGTGCTGCAGACCATCGACTCGCGCTACGGCCCGATGCGGCTGGTCGGCGCCGGCTTCCGCCTCGAGCACGGCGGCCCCGGGATCGATCGAGAGCCGCCGACGCTGGGCGAGCACACCGACGAGATCCTGGGGGAGGCCGGCTTCTCGGCGGAGGAGATCGCGCGGCTCCGGCGCGACGCGGTCGTGTGA